From the genome of Ectobacillus sp. JY-23, one region includes:
- a CDS encoding methionine ABC transporter ATP-binding protein — MIVLEQVQKIYRAKHGNVTAVQDASFTIKSGEIFGIIGYSGAGKSSLIRMLNQLEKPTAGRISIGNRVISAITGKELREARQEIGMIFQHFNLLWSRTVRENIAFPLEIAGVAKEERQKRVDELIRLVGLEGRENAYPSQLSGGQKQRVGIARALANNPKVLLCDEATSALDPETTDQILDLLLDINKRLGLTIVLITHEMHVIQKICGRVAVMEQGRIVEMGEVLEVFRNPQQEITKRFVKQVTDVADTTEAIEHLTEKHPGGRIVRLKFTGESIEQPFLYEMIRNNNLEVNILQGKISQMSNGSYGNLVVQLNGAQEEIDKAIAFMKERRVDMEVITNG, encoded by the coding sequence ATGATCGTACTTGAACAGGTACAAAAAATATATCGTGCCAAGCATGGCAATGTAACAGCTGTGCAGGATGCGAGTTTTACGATTAAAAGCGGTGAAATCTTCGGAATTATTGGGTACAGTGGTGCCGGTAAGAGTTCCTTAATTCGTATGCTGAATCAGCTTGAGAAGCCAACAGCAGGACGCATTTCAATTGGCAATCGTGTGATTTCTGCAATTACAGGAAAAGAGTTGCGCGAGGCGCGTCAGGAAATTGGAATGATTTTTCAGCACTTTAACCTATTATGGTCTCGCACCGTTCGTGAAAACATTGCATTTCCATTAGAAATTGCAGGTGTTGCTAAAGAGGAGCGTCAAAAGCGTGTTGATGAACTTATTCGTCTTGTTGGTCTAGAAGGTAGAGAGAATGCCTATCCGTCACAATTGAGCGGCGGACAAAAGCAACGAGTGGGAATTGCACGCGCTCTTGCCAATAACCCAAAAGTATTGCTTTGCGATGAAGCAACTTCGGCACTAGATCCGGAAACAACAGATCAAATTCTGGATTTGCTTTTGGACATTAATAAACGTTTAGGACTAACCATTGTTTTAATCACGCATGAGATGCACGTTATCCAAAAGATTTGCGGTCGCGTCGCAGTGATGGAACAGGGACGTATTGTTGAGATGGGCGAAGTTCTTGAAGTGTTCCGCAATCCACAGCAAGAAATCACCAAGCGCTTTGTCAAGCAAGTAACAGATGTTGCCGATACGACAGAAGCAATTGAGCATCTAACAGAGAAGCATCCTGGCGGCCGGATTGTTCGTCTGAAGTTTACAGGGGAGTCGATCGAGCAGCCATTCTTGTATGAGATGATTCGCAACAATAATTTAGAAGTGAACATTTTGCAAGGGAAAATCTCACAAATGTCAAACGGCTCCTACGGCAATTTAGTTGTACAACTGAATGGTGCGCAGGAGGAGATTGATAAGGCAATTGCCTTCATGAAGGAAAGACGTGTAGATATGGAGGTAATTACAAATGGATAA
- a CDS encoding YunC family protein yields the protein MMHVEPIVIENHTFIAVSVQLPKTNLLAVMSDKGYIMCGALDIGLLNEKLKDRGIIAGRAVGVRTIEQLLNAPLESVTHEAERLGITAGIIGKDALLKMI from the coding sequence ATGATGCATGTAGAACCTATTGTGATTGAAAACCATACGTTTATCGCTGTAAGTGTGCAGCTGCCGAAAACGAATTTGCTTGCGGTGATGAGTGATAAAGGCTATATTATGTGCGGTGCGCTTGATATTGGGTTGTTAAATGAAAAACTAAAGGACCGCGGGATTATTGCTGGGAGAGCTGTTGGCGTTCGGACGATTGAGCAGCTGCTCAATGCACCGCTTGAGTCTGTTACCCATGAAGCAGAACGATTAGGTATTACAGCTGGCATAATCGGCAAAGATGCACTGCTAAAAATGATTTAG
- the sufB gene encoding Fe-S cluster assembly protein SufB — MAKQMPDIGDYKYGFKDKDVSIFRAKRGLTKEIVEEISRMKGEPQWMLDFRLKSLDHFYKLPMPQWGGDLSDLNFDEITYYVKPSEKSERSWDEVPDEIKATFDKLGIPEAEQKYLAGVSAQYESEVVYHNMKEDLEELGIVFKDTDSALKENEDIFREHFGKVVPPTDNKFAALNSAVWSGGSFIYVPKGVKVDTPLQAYFRINSENMGQFERTLIIVDEDAHVHYVEGCTAPVYTTNSLHSAVVEIIVKKGGYCRYTTIQNWANNVYNLVTKRTVCEANATMEWIDGNIGSKLTMKYPAVILKGEGARGLTLSIAIAGKGQHQDAGAKMIHLAPNTSSTIVSKSIAKQGGKVTYRGIVQFGRKAEGSRSNIECDTLLMDNESTSDTIPYNEIMNDNISLEHEAKVSKVSEEQLFYLMSRGISEQEATEMIVMGFIEPFTRELPMEYAVEMNRLIKFEMEGSIG, encoded by the coding sequence ATGGCGAAACAAATGCCTGATATTGGCGATTATAAATACGGCTTTAAGGACAAGGACGTGTCCATTTTCCGTGCAAAACGCGGTTTGACAAAGGAAATCGTAGAAGAAATCTCCCGCATGAAGGGTGAGCCGCAATGGATGCTTGATTTCCGTTTGAAATCTTTGGATCATTTCTACAAGCTTCCTATGCCGCAGTGGGGCGGAGACTTGTCTGACTTAAACTTTGATGAAATCACATATTACGTAAAGCCTTCGGAGAAGTCTGAGCGTTCTTGGGATGAAGTACCAGATGAAATCAAAGCAACGTTTGATAAGCTTGGTATTCCGGAAGCAGAACAAAAGTACTTGGCAGGTGTATCTGCACAGTATGAATCTGAGGTTGTGTACCACAACATGAAGGAAGACCTAGAAGAGCTAGGCATTGTCTTTAAAGATACAGACAGCGCTTTGAAAGAAAACGAAGATATTTTCCGTGAGCATTTTGGTAAAGTAGTACCGCCAACAGACAACAAATTTGCAGCGCTGAATTCCGCTGTTTGGTCCGGAGGCTCTTTCATCTACGTACCAAAAGGTGTTAAGGTTGATACGCCGCTACAAGCGTACTTCCGTATCAACTCTGAAAACATGGGACAATTCGAGCGTACGCTTATTATCGTTGATGAAGATGCACATGTTCACTACGTAGAGGGCTGTACAGCTCCTGTGTATACAACAAACTCTCTTCACAGTGCGGTTGTTGAAATCATCGTGAAAAAAGGCGGCTACTGCCGTTATACAACAATTCAAAACTGGGCGAATAACGTATACAACCTTGTTACGAAACGTACAGTATGCGAAGCGAATGCGACAATGGAATGGATTGATGGTAACATCGGTTCTAAGTTAACGATGAAATATCCGGCAGTTATTCTAAAAGGGGAAGGCGCACGCGGCTTGACATTATCTATTGCAATTGCAGGTAAAGGTCAGCATCAGGATGCCGGTGCGAAAATGATTCACCTTGCACCAAACACGTCTTCCACAATTGTATCAAAATCAATCGCAAAACAAGGCGGTAAGGTAACATACCGCGGTATCGTTCAATTCGGTCGTAAAGCAGAGGGCTCTCGCTCTAACATTGAATGTGATACGTTGCTGATGGATAACGAATCTACATCTGATACAATTCCATATAATGAAATCATGAATGACAACATCTCTTTAGAACACGAAGCGAAAGTGTCTAAAGTATCTGAAGAGCAATTGTTCTACCTCATGAGCCGCGGTATTTCTGAGCAAGAAGCAACAGAAATGATCGTAATGGGCTTTATCGAGCCATTCACACGTGAATTGCCGATGGAGTACGCGGTTGAAATGAACCGTCTAATCAAGTTTGAGATGGAAGGTTCTATCGGTTAA
- a CDS encoding thioredoxin family protein — protein sequence MIEWTEQEAMKRANEPSKTVLYAHTPLCGTCQLAKKMLTVVEAALPSLEIGMVDLNYAPVLARTYEIESVPCLLVLHEGKVYKQIYAFRSVDYLYHELK from the coding sequence ATGATAGAGTGGACGGAACAAGAAGCAATGAAACGGGCAAACGAGCCGAGTAAGACAGTGTTATATGCGCATACGCCGCTTTGCGGAACATGTCAGCTTGCGAAAAAAATGCTGACGGTTGTGGAAGCGGCTTTGCCTAGTTTAGAAATTGGCATGGTAGATCTCAATTATGCGCCAGTTTTGGCGCGTACATACGAAATCGAAAGCGTACCTTGCTTATTGGTGCTACATGAAGGAAAAGTGTACAAGCAAATTTATGCGTTTCGCTCAGTGGATTATTTATATCATGAGCTAAAATGA
- the sufC gene encoding Fe-S cluster assembly ATPase SufC, with translation MAGSTLVIKDLHVSIDDKEILKGVNLEVKGGEIHAIMGPNGTGKSTLSSAIMGHPKYEVTSGSITLDGEDVLEMEVDERARAGLFLAMQYPSEISGVTNADFLRSAMNARREEGDEISLMKFIRTLDKNMEYLEMNPEMAQRYLNEGFSGGEKKRNEILQMMMIQPKIAILDEIDSGLDIDALKVVSKGVNEMRGEEFGCLIITHYQRLLNYITPDYVHVMMNGRVVKSGGPELAQRLEAEGYDWIKKELGIEDEAEQEA, from the coding sequence ATGGCTGGTTCTACTTTAGTAATCAAGGACTTACATGTATCCATCGACGACAAAGAGATTTTAAAAGGAGTTAACCTGGAAGTAAAGGGCGGCGAAATCCATGCAATCATGGGACCGAACGGAACAGGTAAATCCACATTATCTTCTGCGATCATGGGTCATCCTAAATATGAAGTAACATCTGGAAGCATCACGCTTGATGGTGAAGATGTATTAGAAATGGAAGTAGATGAGCGCGCGCGCGCAGGTCTGTTCCTAGCAATGCAATATCCAAGCGAAATTAGCGGGGTAACAAATGCGGACTTCCTGCGCTCTGCAATGAATGCACGCCGTGAGGAAGGCGATGAAATTTCTTTAATGAAGTTTATCCGCACGCTTGATAAAAACATGGAATACCTAGAAATGAATCCGGAAATGGCACAGCGTTATTTGAACGAAGGCTTCTCCGGCGGTGAGAAGAAGCGTAACGAAATTTTACAAATGATGATGATTCAACCGAAGATTGCTATTCTTGATGAAATTGATTCCGGTTTGGATATCGATGCGTTGAAAGTTGTTTCTAAAGGTGTAAATGAAATGCGCGGCGAAGAGTTCGGCTGCTTAATCATCACACACTACCAACGCCTGCTTAACTATATCACACCTGACTATGTACACGTAATGATGAATGGTCGTGTTGTGAAATCCGGTGGTCCTGAGTTGGCGCAACGCCTAGAAGCGGAAGGATACGATTGGATTAAAAAAGAATTGGGCATCGAAGACGAAGCAGAGCAAGAAGCGTAA
- a CDS encoding cysteine desulfurase, with protein MDIQEIRKQFPILHQQVNGKQLVYLDNAATSQKPIQVIEALDQYYKGYNSNVHRGVHTLGTKATDAYEGAREKVRKFINASSIEEVVFTRGTTTALNMIASSYGMDNLKEGDEIVISHMEHHANIIPWQQVAKKTGATLKYIPLQPDGTISLADAEQTITPSTKIVSIMYVSNVLGTINPIKELAQIAHKNGAIMVVDGAQSAPHMKVDVQDLDCDFYVFSSHKMCGPTGVGVMYGKKDILENMEPAEFGGEMIDFVDLYESTWKELPWKFEAGTPIIGGAIGLGAAIDFLEQIGMDNIERHEQELAQYAMERMSTIEGITIYGPKHRAGLVTFNIDDVHPHDVATVLDVEGIAVRAGHHCAQPLMRWLKASATARASFYIYNTKDEVDTFVEALVKTKEYFTNVF; from the coding sequence ATGGATATTCAAGAAATACGCAAACAGTTTCCGATTTTGCATCAGCAAGTAAACGGCAAACAGCTTGTATATTTGGATAACGCTGCGACATCTCAGAAGCCCATTCAAGTGATTGAGGCTTTAGATCAATACTATAAGGGTTATAACTCCAATGTGCACCGCGGTGTTCATACGCTCGGTACGAAAGCGACCGATGCGTATGAAGGTGCGCGTGAAAAGGTTCGCAAGTTTATTAATGCGAGCTCAATTGAGGAAGTTGTATTTACGCGCGGTACAACAACGGCGCTGAATATGATTGCCAGTAGCTACGGTATGGATAACCTAAAGGAGGGCGATGAAATCGTCATCTCTCATATGGAGCACCATGCCAATATTATTCCTTGGCAGCAAGTCGCAAAGAAAACGGGTGCGACATTAAAATATATTCCTCTTCAGCCAGACGGCACCATTTCTCTAGCTGATGCAGAACAAACGATTACACCAAGCACGAAAATTGTTTCCATTATGTATGTGTCCAACGTACTAGGAACAATCAACCCAATCAAGGAGCTAGCGCAAATCGCTCATAAAAACGGTGCAATTATGGTAGTGGATGGTGCGCAAAGTGCACCGCATATGAAGGTTGATGTACAAGATTTGGACTGCGACTTTTATGTGTTCTCCAGCCATAAAATGTGCGGACCTACGGGTGTTGGTGTAATGTATGGTAAAAAAGACATTCTAGAAAATATGGAGCCAGCTGAGTTTGGCGGTGAAATGATTGATTTTGTGGATTTGTATGAATCTACATGGAAGGAATTGCCGTGGAAGTTTGAAGCGGGTACACCGATTATCGGTGGTGCCATCGGTTTGGGCGCGGCAATTGATTTCCTAGAACAAATTGGCATGGATAACATTGAAAGACATGAGCAAGAGCTCGCGCAGTATGCGATGGAACGGATGTCAACAATTGAGGGCATTACGATTTATGGACCAAAGCATCGCGCTGGTCTTGTGACGTTTAATATTGATGATGTGCATCCACACGATGTGGCGACAGTGCTTGATGTAGAAGGGATTGCAGTTCGTGCGGGTCACCACTGCGCGCAGCCGCTTATGCGCTGGCTGAAGGCTTCGGCAACGGCGCGTGCGAGCTTTTACATTTATAATACCAAAGACGAAGTCGACACATTTGTTGAAGCACTAGTCAAAACAAAGGAGTATTTCACAAATGTCTTCTAA
- a CDS encoding bifunctional UDP-sugar hydrolase/5'-nucleotidase encodes MVTIHLYHTNDLHSHFENWKPIAGFMQQEKERHRASGSPVFVLDIGDHVDRYHTISEATAGRGNVELLNEAGYDFVTIGNNEGITLPKEELERLYTKAEFPVLVANLFHQDGTRPHWVRPYHIEETAGITIAFIGVTIAYPDFYAKLGWSITDPIAALEQCLQKVREKADIVVLLSHLGRNEDEYIAMHYDVDIILGAHTHHFFEKGMLVNDTLLCCTGKWGQYVGHVQLEIDADSKKILQKRASTLAVNQLGGYHADTCLDALQEQSRLILQEKVTVLPHKLPIDWFAETEFTNLLASSLKKWCDAEIGMVNAGVLLESLPAGTVTKGDIHRICPHPINPCRLLITGKTLRDVIIKAIRPQTEQMEVKGLGFRGKIMGKMIFDGVQIVQDDIPGNKRLLEEVLINNEPLDLQRMYAVGTIDMFTFGYIYPELALAPEKRYYMPELLRDVLEDTLVRSSVNS; translated from the coding sequence TTGGTAACAATTCATTTGTATCACACAAACGACTTACATAGTCATTTTGAAAATTGGAAGCCCATCGCTGGATTTATGCAGCAGGAGAAGGAACGCCATCGTGCTAGTGGTAGCCCTGTATTTGTATTGGATATTGGCGACCATGTGGATCGCTATCATACGATTTCAGAGGCAACTGCAGGTAGAGGGAACGTTGAACTCCTAAATGAGGCCGGCTATGATTTTGTCACTATTGGCAACAATGAAGGTATTACACTGCCAAAAGAAGAGCTGGAACGTTTGTATACAAAAGCTGAATTTCCAGTGCTGGTCGCCAATTTATTTCATCAAGATGGTACAAGACCGCATTGGGTGCGCCCGTATCACATAGAGGAAACAGCTGGTATCACCATTGCGTTCATTGGCGTAACTATAGCTTATCCAGACTTTTATGCAAAACTGGGGTGGTCCATTACCGACCCGATTGCCGCGCTAGAGCAATGCTTGCAAAAAGTACGAGAAAAAGCTGATATAGTCGTACTTTTGTCGCATTTAGGTCGCAATGAGGATGAATACATTGCCATGCATTATGATGTTGATATCATATTAGGTGCACACACGCATCACTTTTTTGAAAAGGGCATGCTCGTGAATGATACGTTACTCTGCTGTACAGGAAAATGGGGACAATATGTGGGACATGTGCAGCTTGAGATTGATGCAGATTCCAAGAAAATACTGCAAAAGCGTGCTTCTACACTAGCTGTGAATCAGCTAGGCGGCTATCATGCAGACACCTGCTTAGACGCCCTGCAAGAGCAAAGCCGGCTCATTTTGCAAGAAAAAGTTACAGTTTTACCACATAAACTACCAATCGATTGGTTTGCTGAAACAGAATTTACAAACCTGCTTGCATCGTCTTTAAAAAAATGGTGCGATGCAGAAATCGGAATGGTCAACGCAGGTGTTCTGCTAGAGTCTTTACCTGCAGGAACGGTCACCAAAGGAGATATTCACCGCATTTGTCCGCATCCAATTAACCCCTGCCGTTTGCTTATTACAGGAAAGACGCTACGCGACGTAATTATAAAAGCGATTCGTCCGCAAACAGAGCAAATGGAGGTCAAGGGCCTTGGCTTTCGCGGAAAAATTATGGGCAAAATGATTTTTGATGGGGTGCAAATCGTTCAAGATGATATACCTGGTAACAAAAGGCTACTGGAGGAAGTTCTTATTAACAACGAGCCGCTTGACCTACAGCGCATGTATGCGGTAGGAACAATAGATATGTTTACCTTTGGTTATATTTATCCAGAACTGGCCTTAGCGCCGGAAAAACGATATTACATGCCAGAGCTTCTGCGCGATGTGCTAGAAGACACGCTTGTACGTTCCTCTGTAAATTCGTAA
- the yunB gene encoding sporulation protein YunB: MRKFKTTRFRRGPLPFRHVLLISAVIFVVLALQGIWLVNKSIEPTLMTYAQTQTKRLANVIITKAINEQMEEGSGNAPMFTTRMDNQGKVSTIEFSADAVNRTQNAITKAVERYLHMAERGEIDKLGIRGEPKINLAKSLEDEGILFAVPLGQVTKNALLGNLGPKIPVTFTTIGDVKTSIKREAKTYGINNALVEVVVEVEVTMQVIIPFETKETVVKTDIPIALSAIQGEVPDYYNGGQNGAVPALPPAKKER, encoded by the coding sequence TTGCGCAAATTTAAGACAACACGTTTTCGGCGAGGGCCGCTCCCGTTTCGGCACGTTTTGCTCATCTCCGCTGTTATTTTCGTGGTGTTGGCGCTACAGGGCATATGGCTCGTCAACAAAAGCATTGAACCGACACTCATGACATATGCTCAAACACAAACGAAGCGCTTAGCCAATGTTATTATTACAAAAGCAATTAATGAGCAGATGGAAGAGGGAAGCGGCAACGCACCTATGTTTACGACACGAATGGACAATCAAGGCAAGGTATCGACTATTGAGTTTAGTGCCGATGCAGTAAACCGTACGCAAAATGCAATTACAAAAGCAGTGGAGCGATATCTGCATATGGCAGAACGCGGTGAAATAGACAAATTAGGCATTCGTGGGGAGCCAAAAATCAACTTGGCGAAGAGCTTGGAGGATGAAGGAATTCTATTTGCGGTTCCACTCGGACAGGTGACGAAAAATGCACTTTTGGGAAACTTAGGCCCAAAAATACCGGTTACATTTACCACAATTGGTGATGTAAAAACCAGTATTAAGCGTGAAGCTAAAACGTACGGTATTAATAATGCACTTGTTGAGGTTGTGGTAGAGGTAGAAGTCACCATGCAGGTCATCATCCCATTTGAGACAAAGGAAACAGTTGTGAAAACAGACATCCCAATTGCATTAAGTGCCATTCAAGGTGAGGTGCCTGATTATTACAATGGCGGTCAAAATGGAGCTGTACCAGCCTTGCCTCCCGCTAAAAAAGAACGCTAA
- the metQ gene encoding methionine ABC transporter substrate-binding lipoprotein MetQ, which translates to MKKVLFTAFTAVFAFSLAACGGKEDKLVIGASNVPHAEILEKAKPILEEKGVDLEIKKFQDYILPNKALADKEIDANYFQHIPYLEQQMKEKGYKFEVAGKIHIEPIGIYSKKYKNLKDLPENAEVIMSSSVADHGRALSLLQEEGLIKIKDGVDKTKATVKDIAENKKNLKFKTDVEAGLLPKVYENKEGDIVLINTNYAIDAGLNPQKDAIALEGSESPYVNIIAVREGDKDKKGIKELVEVLHSKEIQDYIKKEYKGAVVPVSE; encoded by the coding sequence ATGAAAAAAGTACTATTCACAGCTTTTACTGCTGTATTCGCGTTTTCACTTGCTGCTTGCGGAGGAAAAGAAGATAAACTGGTAATCGGCGCATCTAACGTACCGCATGCGGAAATTTTGGAGAAAGCAAAGCCGATTCTTGAAGAAAAGGGTGTTGATCTTGAAATCAAGAAATTCCAAGACTACATTTTGCCAAACAAAGCACTAGCTGATAAAGAGATTGATGCAAACTACTTCCAGCACATTCCTTACTTAGAGCAACAAATGAAGGAAAAAGGCTACAAATTTGAAGTAGCAGGAAAAATTCACATTGAGCCAATCGGTATTTACTCTAAAAAATATAAAAACTTAAAGGATCTACCTGAGAACGCAGAGGTTATTATGAGCAGCTCTGTTGCCGACCATGGTCGTGCATTGTCTCTACTGCAAGAAGAAGGGTTGATTAAAATCAAAGACGGTGTTGATAAAACAAAAGCAACTGTAAAAGACATCGCAGAAAATAAAAAGAACTTAAAGTTTAAAACAGATGTAGAAGCAGGGTTACTTCCAAAAGTGTATGAAAACAAAGAAGGCGACATTGTTCTTATTAACACAAACTATGCAATTGATGCAGGCTTAAACCCACAAAAAGATGCAATCGCGTTAGAAGGCTCTGAGTCTCCTTATGTAAACATCATCGCAGTACGTGAAGGTGACAAAGACAAAAAAGGTATCAAAGAGCTGGTAGAAGTACTACATTCTAAAGAGATTCAAGATTACATTAAGAAAGAATATAAAGGTGCGGTTGTACCTGTAAGCGAATAA
- the sufU gene encoding Fe-S cluster assembly sulfur transfer protein SufU codes for MSSNNLDALYRQVIMDHYKKPRNRGVLENDSVTVNLNNPTCGDRIQLTMKVEDGVVQDTKFEGEGCSISMSSASMMTQAIKGKKIEEALRLAKIFSDMMQGKEYDDSVDLGDIEALQGVSKFPARIKCATLAWKAMEKGLNEQQ; via the coding sequence ATGTCTTCTAATAATCTAGATGCATTATATCGCCAGGTAATCATGGATCATTATAAAAAACCTCGCAATCGCGGCGTTTTAGAAAATGACAGCGTGACAGTAAACTTAAACAATCCGACATGCGGCGACCGCATTCAGCTAACGATGAAGGTGGAAGACGGCGTTGTCCAGGATACAAAGTTTGAAGGAGAAGGCTGTTCCATCTCTATGTCCTCCGCTTCCATGATGACACAGGCTATTAAAGGTAAGAAAATTGAAGAAGCATTAAGGCTTGCCAAAATTTTCTCCGATATGATGCAGGGCAAAGAGTACGATGACAGCGTAGATTTAGGCGATATTGAAGCATTGCAGGGCGTATCCAAGTTTCCAGCGCGCATCAAGTGTGCGACACTGGCGTGGAAAGCGATGGAAAAGGGTTTGAACGAACAGCAGTAA
- a CDS encoding methionine ABC transporter permease, with the protein MDKLFPNVDWAEMALASWETLYMTIIAAVATFILGLVLGLLLFMTGKGNLWENKPLNTIIGAFINIFRSIPFIILIILLLPFTKVVIGTILGADAALPALIIGSAPFYGRMVEIALREIDKGVIEASRAMGASTSTIIFKVLIPESMPALVSGITVTTIALVGYTAMAGVVGAGGLGNLAYLEGFQRSNNDVTLVATVLILVIVFILQFIGDRITARLDKR; encoded by the coding sequence ATGGATAAGTTATTTCCAAATGTAGATTGGGCGGAAATGGCCCTTGCTTCTTGGGAAACGTTATATATGACAATCATAGCGGCTGTGGCAACCTTTATTCTCGGCCTTGTGCTAGGTCTGCTGCTGTTTATGACGGGCAAGGGAAATCTTTGGGAAAACAAGCCGTTAAACACAATTATCGGTGCGTTTATCAACATTTTTCGTTCCATTCCATTTATTATTTTAATTATTTTGCTGCTGCCATTTACTAAGGTGGTTATTGGCACAATTTTGGGTGCCGATGCTGCGCTCCCTGCTTTAATCATCGGATCTGCACCATTTTATGGTCGCATGGTGGAAATCGCACTTCGTGAGATTGATAAAGGTGTGATTGAGGCATCAAGAGCGATGGGAGCAAGCACAAGCACAATTATCTTTAAAGTATTGATTCCAGAATCTATGCCCGCACTTGTATCTGGTATTACCGTTACAACAATTGCGCTTGTTGGCTATACAGCCATGGCCGGTGTAGTAGGAGCAGGAGGACTTGGCAACTTAGCATATTTAGAAGGCTTTCAGCGTTCGAACAATGATGTGACCCTAGTTGCCACGGTGCTGATTTTGGTTATTGTGTTTATTTTGCAATTCATTGGCGATCGTATTACAGCCCGCCTTGACAAGCGATAG
- the sufD gene encoding Fe-S cluster assembly protein SufD: MTIGTLPFDQDYIRQLAGNEAAWLTEFRLQALAQAETLPMPTPDKTKIDKWDFVGTGRTATQEPVRSLEELPESIQKLLTEETKNVLVQRSGTRAYTELSQEAQDKGVIFTDIITAASEHADLLQKYLMKDGVKVDEHRLTALHAALINGGAFVYVPKNVVLETPLQAIYVMDGEVNAYNHVLVVGDANSSFTYVENYVADENASGIANIIAEVILEPGAQVKFGAVDLLAKGMTTYVNRRGFIGRDARVEWALGLMNEGNTISENITNLIGDGSFADTKTVTIGRGEQTQNFTTKVVHFGKHSEGFILKHGVQKDSATSIFNGVGKIEHGASKSNAQQTSRVLMLNEKARGDANPILLIDEDDVMAGHAASVGRVDPTQLYYLMSRGIPKREAERLVIHGFLAPVVNELPIEGVKAQLVEIIERKVR; the protein is encoded by the coding sequence ATGACAATCGGTACACTACCATTCGACCAAGATTACATTCGTCAATTGGCCGGCAATGAAGCGGCATGGTTGACAGAATTCCGCTTACAAGCACTTGCGCAAGCTGAGACGCTGCCAATGCCGACTCCTGACAAAACAAAAATTGACAAGTGGGATTTTGTTGGTACAGGTCGCACGGCGACGCAAGAGCCTGTTCGCTCCCTAGAAGAGCTTCCGGAAAGCATTCAAAAGCTGTTAACGGAAGAAACTAAGAATGTTCTTGTACAGCGCAGCGGTACACGCGCATACACAGAGCTTTCACAAGAAGCACAGGACAAAGGTGTTATTTTTACAGACATCATTACAGCTGCAAGCGAGCATGCAGACCTTTTACAAAAGTACTTGATGAAAGATGGCGTAAAAGTTGACGAGCATCGTCTGACTGCACTTCATGCAGCACTTATCAACGGCGGTGCATTTGTATACGTACCGAAAAACGTTGTATTGGAAACGCCTTTGCAAGCAATCTATGTAATGGACGGCGAAGTGAACGCGTACAACCACGTATTGGTGGTAGGAGATGCAAACAGCTCCTTTACCTACGTGGAAAACTATGTAGCGGATGAAAATGCGTCCGGTATTGCTAACATCATAGCAGAAGTTATCCTAGAGCCGGGTGCACAGGTTAAATTTGGTGCGGTTGACTTGCTGGCAAAAGGCATGACAACATATGTGAACCGCCGTGGTTTCATCGGCCGTGACGCACGTGTAGAATGGGCGCTTGGCTTGATGAACGAAGGAAATACAATCTCTGAAAACATTACGAACCTGATTGGTGACGGTTCTTTTGCAGATACAAAAACAGTAACAATCGGACGCGGTGAGCAAACACAAAACTTCACAACAAAGGTTGTTCACTTCGGTAAGCACTCCGAAGGCTTTATCTTAAAGCACGGCGTACAAAAAGACAGCGCAACATCTATTTTTAATGGTGTGGGTAAAATCGAGCACGGCGCTTCTAAATCCAACGCACAGCAAACATCTCGTGTATTGATGCTGAATGAAAAAGCACGCGGTGACGCGAACCCGATTCTTTTAATTGATGAGGATGATGTAATGGCAGGTCACGCTGCTTCTGTTGGACGCGTAGATCCTACACAGCTTTATTACTTGATGAGCCGCGGTATTCCGAAAAGAGAAGCGGAGCGTCTTGTGATTCACGGCTTCTTGGCACCTGTTGTAAATGAACTTCCAATTGAAGGAGTTAAAGCGCAATTAGTAGAGATTATTGAAAGGAAAGTTCGCTAA